The Panthera leo isolate Ple1 chromosome C2, P.leo_Ple1_pat1.1, whole genome shotgun sequence genome window below encodes:
- the LOC122198642 gene encoding uncharacterized protein LOC122198642: MPPVQGRKLDPLSKTHRRLKKAVRTKRMRKSRRKERVETHHAPILPTPFVPPQSEEDEVVDTKPAVFSAPEDDPDLPSEDRLQSQRDKGACAMHQECQIQPCELSVSQEPGPSSPAVTSLASPPRCFGRFLSCVCQTFSRSRKQKAPRREDTKQAGAGGDAKALRPALLRDLGRNRVQPHESL, translated from the exons ATGCCTCCAGTCCAGGGTAGAAAGTTAGATCCACTTTCAAAAACGCATAGACGTCTTAAGAAGGCTGTAAGGAcaaagagaatgaggaagagcaggaggaaggagagggtggaGACCCACCATGCCCCCATCCTTCCAACACCTTTTGTGCCACCACAAAGTGAAGAAGATGAGGTGGTAGACACAAAGCCGGCTGTGTTCAGTGCTCCGGAAGATGATCCTGACCTTCCCAGTGAG GACAGGTTACAGAGTCAGCGGGATAAGGGCGCATGTGCGATGCATCAGGAGTGTCAGATACAGCCCTGTGAGCTCTCAGTGTCCCAGGAGCCGGGGCCGTCTTCTCCGGCAGTGACATCCTTGGCATCACCACCACGCTGCTTTGGTCGCTTCCTAAGCTGCGTCTGCCAGACCTTCTCAAGGTCTAGGAAGCAGAAGGCCCCCAGAAGAGAGGACACCAagcaggctggggcaggaggtgaTGCTAAGGCTCTAAGACCTGCCCTGTTGAGGGATCTGGGCAGAAACAGAGTGCAACCTCATGAAAGCCTGTAA